The following are encoded in a window of Armatimonadota bacterium genomic DNA:
- a CDS encoding SBBP repeat-containing protein — MGQGGTPPPNPGSSFQQRLAKTFIENRGQWDSRALYLAKSPGLDYWVTKNGITIDFYGFEKDGTFGGGGGLGEAGAGLRRVGHVVSLNFVGASKLTQPFGYGPAEVTLDFLIGSDPSRHARGVQTFTEAYATSIYPGVHLRNYFDSYKNRFDIVIEPGADPAQVMYDVTGADGIELTRDGELWIYTDLGTIENSRPFAYQPIGNARKVVDARFILLGPNRVGFEIGDYDHRLPLIIDPLVYGTYVGSDATFASTGWETLATSVADENGNLFMTGSTTSITFPITDGPYGFSLNGAQDIFLVRLAGDAYTMSYAAYIGGSGTESALGIGLVNSTGELWIGGTTESSDFPGVSNGTALVNVTDIFLTKFSVDAAGVVTPLFSSYYVAAGPSMEWVDMKVSQSGVVYIAGMADNADLGAFTDFLAFAGGGVDGFVTSLDGSANIGYQKLVGGAEDDTLTGLAVDSDDNVIFVGFFPFTGTEDTGVTSPPTFPTTAGVYENGRFIRNDETFIVKMNSGGSTQFSSLLGGANLEDIADVAVDQLGDIYVTGRTESFDFPRNHGAYDENFSTATKSFATKIKADGAAILYSTGLRTTGNVIPMEIAVDDRGIAIIGGVVGFIHPNPFGIANTIPGSIPIVDGLDGVYDCGDNLVFPPNNPDPNTPSAFPSSVDGFVMFMNAAGSDLLYSDYIGECGDEIVNDIIVDVVGATWLVGDTTVVYNADGQQQLPTGLGPYITNNAFKRNVGANQDGWAIKLRVGLPILDSISLDPNEMAGGLGVTSTVTVNLRDPAPPGGVTLTATLSNPAATSFDVDPGSTTLIFTIAVDTTTTTLTVFSLPVTSQSISDVRVTLDNDFVEDRLTIKPWLDDFSISPSEIVGGNQLTARVTLFQVAMDAVTVQLTTDRPDLVTLPVPAQLTVPAGAQTSSILLETSGVTTAQNLTITGSLLGVGKDAFASLTPATVQILSFLPTRVNGGEDTVATVRLSGKSGINRTIDITYVSGATGALVEGNALPQTVVIPAQESEVNFAVTAPFVPSPSAVTLNASDTVTSVDGTLFIDDIDIAQLVVSPATDVIGGTVLTVVVRLTRAAGAGGFTVDLDNSNPAAGTLSVSTITIEPGELISPEFMFTTEVVSADEVTTLSVSKLGFTTQTETVTVRTLVIDLTLDPIVVVGGVDNSVGTVTFAPAAPPTGLTLTLSSTRPEAATVPATVDVPGGATTFDFDVTTLKVQSDQGVVIRAEASPAVFASATMTVKTPGIVSLVIDPSTVTGPTPATGTVTLAITAPEGGLDVLLAAVPGSAAAVPTLVNVPEGSDTASFTITTFAVSFDSVETITATLESSVINATLTVRAPVISGITFAPPRVLGGNNAIGTVTLDQPAPVGGLTIEIMSHNLLLAVIVGADQFGVLTVTIPEGQSSANFTVITVPVSRMIAVRFTAGPPASPMFSSGYLYIKP, encoded by the coding sequence ATGGGACAAGGCGGGACGCCTCCGCCAAACCCAGGATCTTCATTCCAGCAGAGACTAGCCAAGACGTTTATCGAGAATCGGGGCCAGTGGGATTCCCGTGCGCTGTACCTTGCCAAGTCGCCTGGACTGGATTATTGGGTGACGAAGAACGGCATCACGATAGATTTTTACGGCTTCGAGAAGGACGGCACTTTTGGTGGCGGCGGGGGCTTGGGCGAGGCAGGCGCTGGACTGCGCCGCGTCGGCCACGTTGTCAGCCTGAACTTCGTCGGCGCCTCTAAGCTGACGCAGCCGTTCGGCTACGGCCCCGCCGAGGTCACGTTGGACTTTCTGATCGGCTCGGACCCTTCGCGGCACGCGCGCGGAGTCCAGACGTTCACCGAAGCGTACGCAACCTCGATCTACCCAGGTGTTCATCTCCGAAACTACTTCGACAGCTACAAGAATCGCTTCGACATCGTTATAGAACCGGGTGCCGACCCAGCCCAAGTGATGTATGACGTGACCGGAGCGGACGGCATCGAGCTCACCCGCGACGGCGAGTTGTGGATTTACACCGATCTCGGCACGATCGAAAACTCGCGCCCGTTTGCCTACCAGCCGATCGGCAACGCCAGAAAGGTCGTTGACGCTCGATTCATACTGCTTGGCCCAAATCGGGTCGGCTTTGAGATCGGCGACTACGATCACAGGCTTCCGCTCATCATCGACCCCCTCGTCTACGGGACGTACGTCGGCAGCGACGCGACGTTTGCCTCGACTGGTTGGGAGACGCTGGCTACCAGCGTCGCGGATGAGAACGGAAACCTGTTCATGACGGGCTCGACCACCTCGATCACGTTCCCTATAACAGACGGCCCGTACGGCTTCTCGCTGAACGGCGCTCAAGATATTTTCCTGGTTCGCTTAGCGGGCGACGCCTACACGATGAGCTACGCAGCCTACATCGGCGGCAGCGGTACGGAATCCGCCTTAGGTATCGGCTTGGTTAACAGCACTGGCGAACTGTGGATCGGCGGTACGACTGAATCGTCTGACTTCCCAGGCGTTTCGAACGGCACTGCGCTCGTGAACGTTACAGATATCTTCTTGACCAAGTTCTCGGTCGATGCCGCGGGCGTTGTGACGCCGCTGTTCTCCAGCTATTACGTCGCCGCTGGCCCAAGCATGGAGTGGGTAGATATGAAGGTCTCGCAGTCCGGCGTGGTTTACATCGCTGGCATGGCGGACAACGCTGATCTTGGCGCGTTCACCGACTTCCTGGCATTCGCTGGCGGTGGCGTTGACGGCTTTGTTACGTCCCTTGACGGCTCCGCAAACATCGGTTACCAGAAGTTGGTAGGCGGTGCTGAGGACGACACTTTGACCGGCCTCGCGGTGGACAGCGACGATAACGTGATCTTCGTCGGCTTCTTCCCGTTCACAGGCACAGAGGATACTGGCGTAACGTCGCCGCCAACCTTCCCAACGACTGCCGGCGTATACGAAAACGGACGTTTCATCCGCAACGACGAGACGTTCATCGTCAAGATGAACTCCGGAGGGTCTACACAGTTCTCGAGTCTCCTCGGCGGCGCGAACCTAGAGGATATCGCTGACGTCGCCGTTGACCAGTTAGGGGACATCTACGTGACTGGGCGGACGGAGTCGTTCGACTTCCCGCGAAACCACGGCGCGTACGACGAGAATTTCTCTACCGCGACCAAGTCGTTTGCGACCAAGATCAAGGCGGACGGAGCGGCGATTCTGTACTCGACCGGCCTGCGCACGACCGGCAACGTCATACCGATGGAGATCGCAGTTGATGACCGTGGAATCGCCATTATCGGCGGCGTCGTCGGCTTCATCCATCCTAATCCGTTTGGCATAGCGAACACCATTCCGGGATCGATCCCGATCGTCGATGGACTCGACGGCGTGTACGATTGCGGCGACAATCTTGTCTTTCCGCCGAACAACCCGGATCCGAACACTCCCAGTGCTTTTCCATCGTCTGTCGATGGGTTCGTGATGTTCATGAACGCGGCCGGCTCGGACTTGCTGTACTCGGACTACATCGGCGAGTGCGGCGACGAGATCGTCAACGACATCATCGTCGACGTGGTCGGCGCAACGTGGCTAGTCGGTGACACGACGGTCGTTTACAATGCAGACGGCCAGCAGCAATTGCCGACGGGCTTAGGCCCCTATATTACGAACAACGCGTTCAAGAGAAACGTTGGCGCCAACCAAGACGGCTGGGCGATCAAGCTCCGCGTTGGATTGCCGATCCTCGACAGCATTTCGCTGGATCCGAATGAGATGGCCGGCGGACTCGGCGTGACGTCCACAGTGACGGTTAATCTGCGCGACCCAGCCCCGCCAGGCGGCGTGACGCTAACCGCAACGCTCTCGAATCCGGCTGCGACTTCGTTCGATGTGGATCCGGGCTCGACGACTCTGATATTCACGATAGCTGTCGATACGACAACGACGACCCTGACGGTGTTCTCGCTGCCGGTCACGTCACAATCGATCAGCGATGTTCGGGTGACCCTCGACAACGACTTCGTCGAAGACCGCCTGACCATCAAGCCGTGGCTAGATGACTTCTCTATCTCGCCATCAGAAATCGTTGGCGGCAATCAGCTGACTGCACGTGTGACGTTGTTCCAGGTGGCGATGGATGCGGTGACCGTACAGTTGACGACCGACCGCCCGGATCTGGTGACGCTGCCGGTCCCGGCGCAGTTGACCGTGCCGGCAGGCGCCCAAACATCGTCGATCCTGCTGGAGACCTCCGGCGTGACGACAGCCCAAAACTTGACGATCACCGGGTCGCTGCTCGGGGTTGGTAAAGACGCCTTCGCCTCGCTGACGCCTGCCACAGTGCAGATATTGAGCTTCTTGCCGACGCGTGTGAACGGCGGCGAAGACACTGTCGCCACTGTGAGGTTGTCCGGCAAATCGGGCATCAACCGCACGATCGACATAACGTACGTCAGCGGCGCGACGGGCGCGCTCGTTGAAGGCAACGCCCTTCCGCAGACGGTAGTTATCCCCGCGCAGGAGTCGGAGGTCAACTTCGCCGTGACAGCTCCGTTCGTGCCCAGCCCGTCGGCGGTGACCTTGAACGCCAGCGACACGGTCACATCGGTGGACGGCACTCTGTTCATCGACGACATCGACATAGCTCAGTTGGTGGTTTCGCCGGCAACAGACGTGATCGGTGGCACAGTGCTTACGGTCGTTGTGCGGCTGACGCGCGCTGCCGGTGCTGGCGGATTCACGGTCGATCTGGACAATTCGAACCCAGCAGCAGGCACGTTGTCAGTTTCGACGATAACGATAGAACCTGGAGAGCTGATCAGCCCTGAATTCATGTTTACGACAGAGGTCGTGAGCGCTGACGAAGTCACGACGCTGTCGGTTAGCAAACTCGGGTTCACGACTCAAACAGAAACGGTGACGGTTCGAACGCTTGTGATCGATCTGACTCTCGATCCAATTGTGGTCGTGGGCGGAGTCGATAACTCGGTTGGCACCGTCACGTTCGCACCTGCGGCACCGCCGACAGGATTGACGCTCACGTTGTCGTCTACAAGGCCTGAAGCGGCCACCGTGCCGGCGACAGTCGATGTCCCGGGTGGCGCTACGACGTTCGACTTCGACGTCACGACCCTGAAGGTTCAGAGCGATCAGGGAGTGGTGATCAGAGCTGAGGCCAGTCCTGCGGTCTTCGCAAGCGCGACCATGACCGTCAAGACGCCAGGCATCGTCAGCCTGGTGATCGATCCGAGCACCGTTACGGGGCCGACGCCTGCGACAGGCACGGTCACTTTGGCGATCACTGCGCCAGAAGGTGGTTTGGACGTGCTCTTGGCCGCAGTGCCAGGCTCTGCGGCGGCCGTGCCGACGCTGGTCAACGTCCCCGAAGGGTCTGATACGGCCTCGTTCACGATCACCACATTCGCGGTCTCGTTCGACTCTGTCGAGACGATAACGGCGACGTTGGAATCCTCGGTTATTAACGCGACGCTGACAGTCCGCGCGCCGGTCATCTCAGGCATCACGTTCGCGCCTCCGCGCGTGCTCGGTGGCAATAACGCGATCGGCACCGTGACCCTCGATCAACCCGCACCTGTGGGTGGACTGACGATCGAAATCATGAGCCACAACCTACTGCTGGCTGTGATTGTCGGTGCAGACCAATTTGGTGTACTCACGGTTACGATCCCCGAGGGTCAGTCGTCCGCAAACTTTACGGTCATAACGGTGCCTGTGTCGCGCATGATCGCGGTGAGGTTTACAGCTGGACCACCAGCCAGCCCGATGTTCTCATCCGGCTATCTGTACATCAAGCCGTAG
- a CDS encoding M20/M25/M40 family metallo-hydrolase: MRCSLFRTLGLATAVCGAAAPAALVDAQYDGIIDPPAEYANGFNAIDTDLAREWLTFLAGPECAGRGTGQDGFMLAAYWVARQFEMMGLAPAGENGTYFQNVPFTRTSVNLATSSISGPNGFLRNFGSDFGSSSIRVWKFNGEVVFINAKGDSAELPENLDLEGKAVVIVENDVSGSFRTAMNRSGAAVRIYVRDEIVAPSPSVRRGHGATLRSSRRRSSLSITRSAAKDLAIAMGVAPSITASGSTGSRAVVYAAGNGTLDVSVDVMAEDIYVPNVLAKLEGSDPKLRHQYIGVGAHLDHNGILNGVIQPGADDDGSGTTAMLLVAKALTTNELKPKRSVVFMAFTGEEKGLVGSGYYAANPLMPLEDMSCLLQMDMVGRNEEKSDDAPEDNVNTIHLIGSKRISTQLHNMTIAANDYIQFEFEYDEEDVYRRSDHYKFAEKGVPITFLFSGFHPDYHKATDTIDKINFDKIVSAARLNYIVVQRIGQLPGLITREVIDD; the protein is encoded by the coding sequence ATGCGTTGCTCACTATTTCGAACACTTGGACTGGCCACGGCTGTCTGTGGCGCCGCCGCTCCTGCCGCACTAGTTGATGCACAGTACGACGGCATCATCGACCCGCCAGCCGAGTACGCGAACGGCTTCAACGCCATCGACACGGACCTGGCTCGCGAGTGGCTGACGTTCCTCGCAGGCCCGGAGTGCGCCGGAAGAGGAACCGGCCAAGACGGGTTCATGCTCGCAGCGTACTGGGTCGCAAGGCAGTTCGAGATGATGGGGCTTGCGCCAGCCGGCGAAAACGGAACGTACTTCCAGAACGTGCCGTTCACTCGCACCAGCGTGAATCTGGCAACGTCATCGATCTCCGGTCCGAACGGGTTCTTGCGCAACTTTGGCTCCGACTTTGGAAGCTCGTCCATCAGGGTTTGGAAGTTCAACGGCGAGGTCGTGTTCATCAACGCGAAAGGCGACTCCGCAGAGTTGCCGGAGAATCTAGACTTGGAGGGGAAGGCGGTCGTCATCGTTGAGAACGACGTGTCTGGCAGCTTTCGCACGGCTATGAACCGCTCCGGAGCTGCTGTCAGAATCTACGTTCGGGATGAGATCGTTGCGCCTTCGCCATCTGTTCGACGTGGTCACGGTGCGACGCTGCGCTCCTCGCGCCGACGGTCGTCGCTCAGCATAACTCGCTCCGCCGCCAAAGACTTGGCAATCGCGATGGGGGTCGCTCCGTCCATCACTGCATCGGGGTCGACTGGTAGCAGAGCCGTCGTCTACGCGGCGGGCAACGGGACGCTCGACGTAAGCGTCGATGTGATGGCTGAAGATATCTACGTTCCAAACGTGTTGGCGAAACTAGAGGGCTCCGACCCCAAGCTGAGGCACCAGTACATCGGTGTCGGTGCGCACCTGGACCACAACGGAATCCTCAACGGCGTGATACAGCCGGGAGCAGACGACGACGGCTCCGGCACCACGGCCATGCTCTTGGTTGCTAAGGCCCTGACCACGAACGAACTCAAGCCCAAGCGCAGCGTAGTATTCATGGCGTTCACCGGGGAGGAGAAAGGGCTGGTCGGGTCCGGATACTACGCGGCGAACCCGCTCATGCCGCTCGAAGACATGTCCTGCCTGCTGCAAATGGACATGGTCGGTCGAAACGAGGAGAAGTCGGACGACGCTCCCGAGGACAACGTCAACACGATTCACCTGATCGGCAGCAAGAGGATCTCAACGCAGCTGCACAACATGACCATCGCTGCGAACGATTACATCCAGTTCGAGTTCGAATACGACGAAGAGGACGTGTATCGGCGCAGCGACCACTACAAATTCGCGGAAAAGGGCGTGCCGATCACGTTCCTGTTCAGCGGTTTTCACCCTGACTACCACAAGGCCACGGACACGATCGACAAGATCAACTTCGACAAGATCGTGAGCGCAGCCCGGCTCAACTACATCGTCGTGCAGAGAATAGGTCAGCTCCCTGGATTGATAACGAGAGAGGTCATCGACGACTAG
- a CDS encoding PH domain-containing protein: protein MSEPVFRRLHPLTIVVELFKVVGRWIIFFAFLAYQRITSGEGSAENFWIEALGGVAVLAAVARYYSYTFAIHNGHLHIRSGIFVRQNRTIPLDRIQNINLQRTVVHRILGLVDLRIETAAGIGTEASLSALDLEEAARVRKQLAQHIEQTKPDDPAQGGYSAPKSVYRITQRELILAGVTENRALAIMGSLAGLSFFFQGQLAPIRQRFLDTGIEMWALVTASIVILLVVGCLFSIVSTFVTYGNFVLTREDGRLRRKYGLLTQVESVVPLSRVQVMRTTETLIQRALKLCKLYVETAGSFSEKDMGGSSLVSPLLESKRLPTIARSVLPDKLDQPLIWKPVSKRTVRKHFQVRLVGFGVLIAVSSFFFGPVAFYALIPAALLAWLTGVIAYKTLAYGIGEKVLGSRLGLLNRWTWYVPHEKIQAVTMRQSPFQRRLDLISVSLFTGASGPGSVASVIDLRSADAENLADLAHQRSIRTGRPTGDGL, encoded by the coding sequence ATGTCTGAGCCGGTATTTCGCAGGCTGCACCCTCTGACGATCGTCGTGGAGTTGTTCAAGGTTGTTGGAAGATGGATCATTTTCTTTGCGTTCTTGGCCTATCAGCGCATTACCAGCGGCGAAGGGAGCGCGGAGAATTTCTGGATAGAGGCGTTGGGCGGAGTCGCCGTTCTCGCTGCCGTGGCACGGTACTACTCCTACACGTTTGCAATCCACAACGGGCACTTGCACATCCGCTCGGGCATTTTTGTCCGGCAGAACAGAACCATCCCTCTCGATAGAATCCAGAACATCAACCTGCAGAGGACGGTCGTGCACCGGATACTCGGCCTCGTCGATCTGCGGATCGAGACAGCGGCGGGCATTGGCACAGAGGCATCGCTGTCGGCGCTGGACCTCGAAGAGGCGGCGCGTGTCAGAAAGCAACTGGCGCAACACATCGAGCAAACAAAACCTGATGATCCAGCGCAAGGCGGTTACAGCGCGCCGAAGAGCGTCTATCGGATTACGCAAAGGGAGTTGATCTTGGCAGGCGTGACGGAGAATCGCGCGCTGGCGATCATGGGATCTCTGGCGGGACTCTCGTTTTTCTTCCAAGGTCAACTGGCCCCCATCCGCCAGCGATTCTTGGATACTGGCATCGAGATGTGGGCGCTGGTGACGGCCTCGATCGTCATCCTACTGGTAGTCGGCTGCTTGTTCTCGATCGTCTCGACATTCGTCACATACGGCAACTTCGTGCTGACGCGCGAAGACGGCCGTCTGAGGCGCAAGTACGGTCTGCTGACGCAGGTGGAGAGCGTCGTTCCTCTGAGCAGAGTGCAGGTGATGCGGACCACGGAGACGCTCATCCAGCGGGCGCTGAAGCTGTGCAAGCTCTACGTCGAGACCGCAGGCTCCTTTAGCGAGAAGGATATGGGGGGCTCGTCGCTCGTCAGCCCCCTGCTCGAGTCAAAGAGGCTTCCAACGATAGCTCGCTCAGTTCTGCCGGACAAGCTTGATCAGCCGTTGATCTGGAAGCCCGTCAGCAAGCGGACGGTGCGAAAGCACTTTCAAGTCAGGCTTGTCGGCTTCGGAGTCCTGATCGCAGTTTCGAGCTTTTTCTTCGGCCCTGTCGCGTTTTATGCACTGATTCCGGCCGCACTGCTCGCGTGGCTTACCGGGGTCATCGCGTACAAGACGCTGGCTTACGGGATCGGTGAAAAGGTGTTGGGGTCGCGGCTCGGCCTTCTCAACAGGTGGACTTGGTACGTGCCGCACGAAAAGATCCAGGCGGTAACCATGAGACAGAGTCCGTTCCAGCGAAGGCTGGACTTGATCTCCGTCAGCCTATTTACTGGTGCGAGCGGGCCAGGCTCGGTGGCCTCCGTGATCGATCTGAGGAGTGCGGACGCCGAAAATCTCGCCGACTTAGCACACCAAAGAAGCATCCGGACCGGCCGTCCCACGGGCGACGGTTTGTAG
- a CDS encoding PH domain-containing protein: MNDDLDKEWSSLDINVKRLWRIEAAISSLVVGGLLIPVDFAFHGAFDPLPFPKGVAMIVLAVAFAGWLQYLVGRRFHFWRYRLGDADLCVAYGIYWRTRAYVPRVRIQHVDVTAGPISRMLGLAILSVFVGGRAGAVATIPGLATAEADRLRRQLLRLEDAQVQPPPFVGEDVPPVAARESQFDPQDGGSTDV, encoded by the coding sequence ATGAACGACGATCTCGATAAAGAGTGGTCGAGTCTCGATATCAATGTGAAGCGGCTTTGGCGCATCGAGGCTGCCATATCGTCGCTTGTCGTCGGTGGGTTGCTGATACCAGTGGACTTCGCGTTCCACGGCGCATTTGACCCGTTGCCTTTTCCGAAAGGCGTTGCGATGATCGTACTCGCTGTGGCTTTCGCCGGCTGGCTTCAGTACTTGGTCGGTCGCAGATTCCACTTCTGGCGGTACAGGTTGGGGGATGCGGACCTGTGCGTCGCCTACGGTATCTATTGGAGAACGAGAGCGTACGTGCCGCGCGTTCGTATCCAACACGTCGACGTGACCGCTGGACCGATCTCGAGAATGCTGGGGCTGGCGATTCTGAGCGTATTCGTTGGTGGCCGGGCAGGGGCTGTTGCGACGATTCCGGGCCTGGCAACGGCTGAGGCCGATCGACTTCGTCGACAGCTATTGAGGCTCGAAGATGCGCAGGTCCAACCGCCGCCATTCGTTGGTGAGGACGTGCCTCCTGTCGCTGCTCGAGAGTCGCAGTTCGACCCTCAGGACGGGGGCTCCACGGATGTCTGA
- a CDS encoding HDOD domain-containing protein, translating to MTNHEEYRQIQERFEGASSLPQLPKSPLALSKMLESADSSPREIEVLILSDPALTAGLLRVASSAFHGRSKPVTTVRESILVLGFRALRSMAIALWTQALIVEASKRSFFDSKRFTKNGSFVGFLSSALYTHSTNERQPMDWVPEEVYAGGVLQNIPFGLLAVLHPRAFNAVYVLAKENNWSLEQGFRSRYSVELAELAPAAAKSLGLPELFEIVISNAHNPEGAMDHFRPMACLHYARTMADARQFGLQRWAVEFAVSGAVLEEIDVPQDVVDQMIDEARRHVVLYCPASSVA from the coding sequence ATGACGAATCACGAAGAGTATCGCCAAATTCAAGAGAGATTTGAAGGCGCAAGCTCCTTGCCGCAGCTGCCGAAGTCTCCTTTGGCGCTCAGCAAGATGCTGGAGTCAGCCGATTCGTCTCCTCGAGAAATCGAGGTTCTGATACTTTCCGACCCTGCTTTGACAGCGGGGCTCCTGCGGGTCGCATCTTCGGCGTTCCATGGCAGATCGAAACCGGTTACGACGGTTCGCGAGTCGATCTTGGTCCTCGGCTTCCGTGCGCTACGAAGTATGGCGATTGCCCTTTGGACACAAGCGTTGATCGTTGAGGCCAGCAAGAGATCGTTCTTCGACTCCAAGCGATTCACCAAGAACGGCAGCTTCGTGGGATTCCTGTCAAGCGCCTTGTACACGCATTCGACCAATGAGAGACAGCCGATGGACTGGGTGCCTGAAGAGGTTTATGCAGGCGGCGTGCTGCAGAACATCCCTTTTGGACTGCTTGCAGTGCTTCACCCGCGCGCGTTCAACGCCGTCTACGTACTGGCAAAGGAGAACAACTGGTCGCTGGAACAGGGGTTCCGGAGTCGATACTCTGTCGAGTTGGCGGAGCTTGCGCCGGCTGCGGCTAAGTCTCTCGGCTTGCCAGAGCTATTTGAGATCGTGATCTCCAACGCGCACAACCCGGAAGGGGCGATGGATCACTTCCGTCCGATGGCCTGCCTGCACTACGCGCGCACCATGGCCGACGCACGACAGTTCGGCTTGCAGCGCTGGGCCGTTGAGTTCGCCGTTTCTGGTGCGGTCCTAGAGGAGATCGACGTTCCACAGGATGTCGTGGATCAGATGATCGATGAGGCTCGGAGGCACGTGGTTCTTTACTGCCCTGCCTCGTCTGTGGCTTAA
- a CDS encoding diguanylate cyclase, whose translation MGSTGENPPHSGKYERAPISAADEIQDRLAVYERAASRFEELFHGLPIACFTYNHDGKIIEWNDAATKLWGLEAHIAALASIFDVIFRPEDRDLRRSLHADVLSGKRIEQFEIETVTQGGECRWVLLSEIPCKSRDGKVVGGLSASLDITSRRKSEAELKASRNLFGTSIEVMQGGVFILTAEGRIDIANPRAGEILGKSVEELVGSNLPDAIPGAIKENGELFAADELPSQRSIANGESFTDVVIGFKCEADETVWINLKSTPIVECESEPPTGAVVCFSDITLRLEHINEIEDSLRQIRDLNVIMELQHLELEDANAKLEGLAHKDGLTGLANHRAFQDFLDQQLQMALAFKHDLSVILLDVDHFKFFNDEFGHLEGDNVLKKVADILSKSARDSDLVARYGGEEFIIVLPNTSSEDARKVGERFRKSIERHEWTPAAVRASFGITTLDNRKLSKVDLIDEADRALYWSKENGRNRSTHYADIVDKAA comes from the coding sequence ATGGGAAGTACTGGTGAAAATCCGCCGCATTCCGGCAAATACGAGCGCGCACCGATTTCTGCCGCAGATGAAATCCAAGATCGGCTCGCCGTTTACGAGCGCGCTGCGAGCCGTTTTGAGGAGCTGTTTCACGGATTGCCCATAGCGTGCTTCACATACAATCACGATGGCAAGATCATCGAATGGAACGACGCCGCCACCAAGCTTTGGGGTCTTGAGGCGCACATCGCTGCGCTAGCCAGCATATTCGACGTGATCTTCCGGCCTGAAGATCGTGATCTGAGGCGTTCGCTCCACGCCGACGTACTCTCCGGCAAGCGGATAGAGCAGTTTGAAATCGAAACCGTCACACAGGGCGGGGAGTGTCGATGGGTTCTCTTAAGTGAAATCCCGTGCAAGAGTCGAGACGGCAAGGTTGTCGGTGGCCTGTCGGCCAGCCTTGACATCACGTCGCGACGGAAATCAGAGGCCGAGCTGAAAGCAAGTCGCAATCTCTTCGGCACGTCCATCGAAGTGATGCAAGGCGGCGTGTTCATTCTCACCGCTGAAGGGCGAATCGACATCGCCAATCCACGAGCAGGTGAAATCCTCGGAAAATCGGTGGAAGAGTTGGTCGGCTCCAATCTCCCTGATGCCATCCCAGGAGCGATCAAGGAGAATGGTGAGCTGTTTGCGGCAGACGAGCTCCCATCTCAACGCTCGATCGCAAATGGCGAGAGCTTTACCGACGTCGTCATTGGATTCAAATGCGAAGCCGACGAGACCGTTTGGATCAATCTGAAGTCAACGCCGATCGTCGAATGCGAAAGCGAGCCACCAACCGGTGCCGTGGTCTGCTTCTCAGACATCACATTGCGCTTAGAGCACATCAACGAGATTGAGGATAGCCTCAGGCAAATCCGCGACCTCAACGTGATCATGGAGTTGCAGCATCTAGAGTTGGAGGACGCAAACGCAAAGCTCGAGGGGCTGGCTCACAAAGACGGGCTTACGGGGCTCGCTAACCACCGCGCGTTCCAAGACTTCTTGGATCAACAGCTTCAAATGGCGCTGGCTTTCAAACATGATCTGTCTGTGATCCTGCTCGACGTGGACCATTTCAAGTTCTTCAACGACGAATTCGGACATCTGGAGGGCGATAACGTTCTGAAAAAAGTCGCCGACATTTTGAGCAAGTCAGCCAGGGACAGTGATCTAGTCGCGCGATACGGCGGAGAAGAATTCATCATCGTGCTGCCAAACACGAGTAGCGAAGATGCGAGGAAGGTAGGTGAGCGCTTCCGCAAGAGCATTGAGCGCCACGAATGGACGCCAGCGGCAGTCAGAGCAAGCTTCGGAATCACGACGCTCGACAATCGAAAGCTCTCCAAAGTCGATCTTATCGACGAGGCTGACCGAGCGCTCTACTGGTCAAAGGAGAACGGCAGGAATCGGTCCACGCACTACGCCGATATCGTAGACAAAGCCGCCTAG